The Cryptosporangium minutisporangium genome includes a window with the following:
- a CDS encoding response regulator has translation MVHARRGRARTCRVSTERKRAKVLLVDDRPENLLVLEAILQGLDHDLVTAPSGEEALKRLLTDDFAVILLDVQMPGMDGFETAEHIKRRERTRHIPIVFLTAIDRKPHHAFRGYATGAVDYLAKPFDPWVLRAKVSVFIDLWEKNRLLLERTELLQQRVHSTEVATTERTSALDRARLRVQEALARCEATDPETAELLRAALHDLDSI, from the coding sequence ATGGTGCACGCGCGACGCGGGCGCGCCCGGACCTGCCGCGTGAGCACTGAACGCAAGCGGGCGAAGGTGCTGCTCGTCGACGACCGCCCGGAGAACTTGCTCGTCCTGGAAGCGATCCTGCAAGGGCTCGATCACGACCTGGTGACCGCACCGTCCGGTGAGGAGGCCCTGAAGCGCCTGCTCACCGACGACTTTGCAGTGATCCTGCTCGACGTCCAGATGCCCGGAATGGACGGTTTCGAGACCGCCGAACACATCAAGCGGCGGGAACGGACCCGGCACATCCCGATCGTGTTCCTGACCGCGATAGACCGGAAGCCGCACCACGCGTTCCGGGGGTACGCGACCGGGGCGGTCGACTACCTGGCGAAGCCGTTCGACCCGTGGGTGCTGCGGGCGAAGGTCAGCGTGTTCATCGACCTGTGGGAGAAGAACCGGCTGCTGCTGGAGCGGACCGAACTGCTCCAGCAGCGGGTGCACTCGACCGAGGTGGCGACCACCGAGCGGACGTCGGCGCTGGACCGAGCGCGGCTGCGCGTGCAGGAGGCGCTGGCCCGTTGCGAGGCGACCGACCCGGAGACGGCAGAGCTGCTCCGAGCGGCGCTGCACGACCTAGACAGCATCTGA
- a CDS encoding HAMP domain-containing protein, whose translation MLAERPLILGELTTALDSLRRGDFSARLARRDGEDAELAELFNELAGRMEQRNREFERVSRVIGRDGRMTERVDESIGSGDWATGAQAINSLIDDLARPTTEVARVIDAVARGDLTQQMALEIAGQPLKGEFLRIGTTVNRMVDQLSSFADEVTRVAREVGTEGKLGGQAQVRGVSGVWRELTDNVNSMAGNLTGQVRNIAQVTTAVARGDLTQKITVDARGEILEVKSTVNTMVDQLSAFADEVTRVAREVGTEGKLGGQAHVRGVSGTWKELTENVNQLAGNLTGQVRNIAQVTTAVAKGDLTQKITVDARGEILELKNTVNTMVDQLSSFADEVTRVAREVGTEGKLGGQAKVRGVSGTWQELTDNVNSLAGNLTGQVRNIAQVTTAVARGDLTQKITVDARGEILELKNTVNTMVDQLSSFADEVTRVAREVGTDGKLGGQAQVRGVSGTWQELTNNVNQLAGNLTSQVRNIAQVTTAVAKGDLTQKITVDAQGEILELKNTVNTMVDQLSSFADEVTRVAREVGSEGRLGGQATVRGVSGTWRELTDNVNSMAGNLTSQVRNIAQVTTAVAKGDLGQKITVDAQGEILELKNTVNTMVDQLSSFANEVTRVAREVGTEGKLGGQAEVRDVSGTWRDLTQSVNILAGNLTTQVRAIAEVATAVTRGDLSQAIAVETQGELAELKDNINQMIGNLKDTTTKNAEQDWLKSNLARIGAQLQGQRDLRQVCQMIMSEITPVVDAQQGAFFLLEATREGLRLRLASSYGYAPKRGESVLSLGEGLVGQAAVERRSIRVSETPAGYLTIGSGLGEAPPADLVIVPVLFEERVLGVIELASFKSFSDLHMSFLQQLVDTLGVVLNTIIANARTEELLAQSQRLTQELQAQSMELQRTNAELQEKAALLSEQNRNIEIKNREIEMARLGLEEKAEQLALSSQYKTEFMANMSHELRTPLNSLLVLARLLAENTESNLTGRQIEFARTIHDAGWDLLTLINDILDLSKVEAGKMDVHAGRVALDDVCGYVEQTFRAQSELKGLRFAVDRGPGVPDYLFTDEQRLQQILKNLLSNAVKFTDAGTVTLSIHVGPEDMLFASPTLNAADRVVAFAVSDTGIGVAADKLKLIFDPFQQADGSTSRKYGGTGLGLSISREIARVLGGSITVQSDVGRGSTFTLYLPERYPGEVADPGSGLERLHEDENQIFSGSTYSGPLRASLSGPTSARPSSIVDAEEIGAAIISQGASAARPTPPEEITRPSTPAPRQVEQARPMRGKTGPTVDTSVLAGRTVLIVDDDVRNVFALTSALELHGLTVLYADNGAAGIATLQAHPEVDLVLMDVMMPDMDGNETTAAIRKMPGFSELPILFLTAKAMPGDRDKSLAAGASDYITKPVDLDRLLRLMAGWCTRDAGAPGPAA comes from the coding sequence ATGCTCGCTGAGCGCCCCCTGATCCTCGGCGAGCTGACCACGGCGCTGGACTCCCTGCGCCGCGGTGACTTCAGCGCCCGGCTGGCTCGGCGAGACGGTGAGGACGCGGAGCTCGCGGAGCTGTTCAACGAGCTCGCGGGGCGCATGGAACAGCGCAATCGCGAGTTCGAACGGGTCAGCCGGGTGATCGGGCGTGACGGCCGGATGACCGAGCGCGTCGACGAGTCGATCGGCAGCGGCGACTGGGCTACCGGCGCGCAGGCGATCAACTCGCTCATCGACGACCTGGCCCGCCCCACCACCGAGGTGGCCCGCGTCATCGACGCCGTGGCCCGCGGTGACCTGACCCAGCAGATGGCGCTGGAGATCGCCGGTCAGCCGCTCAAGGGTGAGTTCCTCCGCATCGGCACCACCGTGAACCGGATGGTGGACCAGCTCTCCTCCTTCGCCGACGAGGTGACGCGAGTCGCCCGCGAAGTGGGCACCGAAGGAAAGCTCGGCGGCCAAGCCCAGGTCCGCGGCGTCTCCGGGGTGTGGCGCGAGCTGACCGACAACGTCAACTCGATGGCCGGGAACCTCACCGGTCAGGTGCGGAACATCGCCCAGGTCACCACCGCCGTCGCCCGCGGTGACCTGACCCAGAAGATCACCGTGGACGCCCGCGGCGAGATCCTCGAAGTGAAGAGCACAGTCAACACGATGGTCGACCAGCTCTCCGCGTTCGCCGACGAGGTGACGCGAGTCGCCCGCGAAGTGGGCACCGAAGGAAAGCTCGGCGGCCAGGCGCACGTCCGAGGTGTCTCCGGCACCTGGAAAGAACTGACCGAGAACGTCAACCAGCTGGCCGGGAACCTGACCGGGCAGGTGCGGAACATCGCCCAGGTCACCACCGCGGTGGCCAAGGGCGACCTGACCCAGAAGATCACCGTGGACGCCCGCGGCGAGATCCTCGAACTCAAGAACACCGTCAACACGATGGTCGACCAGCTCTCCTCCTTCGCCGACGAGGTCACCCGAGTCGCCCGCGAAGTGGGCACCGAAGGGAAACTGGGCGGCCAGGCCAAGGTCCGTGGCGTCTCCGGCACCTGGCAGGAACTGACCGACAACGTGAACTCGCTGGCCGGGAACCTCACCGGTCAGGTGCGGAACATCGCCCAGGTCACCACCGCCGTCGCCCGCGGTGACCTCACCCAGAAGATCACCGTCGATGCCCGCGGCGAGATCCTGGAGCTCAAGAACACCGTCAACACGATGGTCGACCAGCTCTCGTCCTTCGCCGACGAGGTCACGCGGGTGGCCCGCGAGGTGGGGACGGACGGCAAGCTCGGTGGTCAGGCGCAGGTGCGCGGCGTCTCGGGCACCTGGCAGGAGCTCACGAACAACGTGAACCAACTGGCCGGGAACCTCACCAGCCAGGTGCGGAACATCGCCCAGGTCACGACCGCGGTCGCGAAGGGTGACCTGACCCAGAAGATCACGGTCGACGCCCAGGGCGAGATCCTCGAGCTCAAGAACACCGTCAACACGATGGTCGACCAGCTCTCGTCCTTCGCCGACGAGGTCACGCGAGTCGCCCGCGAGGTGGGTTCCGAAGGACGGCTGGGTGGCCAGGCCACGGTGCGTGGCGTCTCCGGTACCTGGCGAGAGCTGACCGACAACGTCAACTCGATGGCCGGCAACCTGACCAGCCAGGTCCGCAACATCGCCCAGGTCACCACCGCGGTCGCCAAGGGTGACCTCGGGCAGAAGATCACGGTCGACGCCCAGGGCGAGATCCTCGAACTCAAGAACACCGTCAACACGATGGTCGACCAGCTCTCGTCGTTCGCCAACGAGGTGACGCGAGTCGCCCGCGAAGTGGGCACCGAAGGCAAGCTCGGCGGTCAGGCCGAGGTCCGCGACGTCTCCGGCACCTGGCGTGACCTCACCCAGAGCGTGAACATCCTGGCCGGCAACCTCACCACGCAGGTCCGCGCGATTGCCGAGGTCGCAACCGCGGTGACCCGCGGCGACCTGTCCCAGGCGATCGCCGTCGAGACGCAGGGTGAGCTCGCCGAGCTCAAAGACAACATCAACCAGATGATCGGCAACCTCAAGGACACGACCACCAAGAACGCCGAGCAGGACTGGCTCAAGTCCAACCTCGCGCGGATCGGTGCTCAGCTCCAGGGGCAGCGCGACCTGCGTCAGGTCTGCCAGATGATCATGAGCGAGATCACCCCGGTGGTCGACGCCCAGCAAGGTGCGTTCTTCCTGCTGGAGGCCACCCGCGAAGGGCTGCGGCTGCGGCTGGCGTCGTCCTACGGGTACGCGCCGAAGCGGGGCGAGTCGGTGCTCTCGCTGGGTGAGGGCCTGGTCGGCCAGGCGGCGGTGGAGCGGCGCTCGATCCGCGTCTCGGAGACACCGGCGGGGTACCTGACGATCGGCTCCGGTCTCGGCGAAGCGCCCCCTGCCGACCTGGTGATCGTCCCGGTGCTGTTCGAGGAGCGGGTGCTCGGTGTGATCGAGCTGGCCAGCTTCAAGAGCTTCTCCGACCTGCACATGAGCTTCCTGCAGCAGCTGGTCGACACGCTCGGCGTCGTGTTGAACACGATCATCGCGAACGCCCGCACCGAGGAGCTGCTGGCCCAGTCGCAGCGGCTCACCCAGGAGCTCCAGGCGCAGTCGATGGAGCTCCAGCGCACCAACGCCGAGCTGCAGGAGAAAGCCGCGCTGCTGTCCGAGCAGAACCGGAACATCGAGATCAAGAACCGCGAGATCGAGATGGCCCGGCTGGGTCTTGAAGAAAAAGCTGAACAACTCGCGCTGTCGTCGCAGTACAAGACCGAGTTCATGGCGAACATGAGCCACGAGCTGCGGACGCCGCTCAACTCGCTGCTCGTGCTCGCCCGGCTACTCGCGGAGAACACCGAGTCGAACCTGACCGGACGGCAGATCGAGTTCGCCCGGACGATCCACGACGCCGGCTGGGACCTGCTGACGCTGATCAACGACATCCTGGACCTGTCCAAGGTCGAGGCCGGAAAGATGGACGTGCACGCTGGCCGGGTGGCCCTGGACGACGTCTGCGGGTACGTGGAGCAGACGTTCCGCGCCCAGTCGGAGCTGAAGGGCCTGCGGTTCGCAGTGGATCGCGGGCCGGGCGTCCCGGACTACCTGTTCACCGACGAGCAGCGGCTGCAGCAGATCCTCAAGAACCTGCTGTCGAACGCCGTGAAGTTCACCGACGCCGGAACGGTCACGCTCTCCATCCACGTCGGCCCGGAGGACATGCTGTTCGCCAGCCCGACGCTGAACGCGGCGGACCGGGTGGTGGCGTTCGCGGTCAGCGACACCGGCATCGGCGTCGCCGCCGACAAGCTCAAGCTGATCTTCGACCCGTTCCAGCAGGCCGACGGCTCGACGAGCCGGAAGTACGGCGGTACCGGGCTGGGTCTGTCGATCTCGCGGGAGATCGCGCGGGTGCTCGGTGGGTCGATCACCGTGCAGAGCGACGTCGGGCGGGGCAGCACGTTCACGCTGTACCTGCCGGAGCGGTACCCCGGCGAGGTCGCCGACCCCGGCAGTGGCCTGGAGCGGCTCCACGAGGACGAGAACCAGATCTTCTCCGGCTCGACGTACTCCGGTCCGCTGCGCGCCTCACTGTCCGGCCCCACCAGCGCGCGGCCCAGCAGCATCGTCGACGCCGAGGAGATCGGCGCCGCGATCATCAGTCAGGGCGCGAGCGCTGCCCGGCCGACACCCCCGGAAGAGATCACCCGTCCCTCGACGCCCGCACCGCGTCAGGTGGAGCAGGCCCGGCCGATGCGCGGCAAGACCGGCCCGACCGTCGACACTTCGGTGCTCGCCGGACGAACCGTCCTGATCGTCGACGACGACGTACGGAACGTCTTCGCGCTGACGTCGGCGCTGGAGTTGCACGGCCTCACCGTGCTCTACGCCGACAACGGCGCGGCCGGCATCGCGACGCTCCAGGCGCACCCGGAGGTGGACCTCGTCCTGATGGACGTCATGATGCCGGACATGGACGGTAACGAGACGACAGCGGCGATCCGGAAGATGCCCGGCTTCAGCGAGCTGCCGATCCTGTTCCTCACCGCGAAGGCGATGCCCGGCGACCGGGACAAGAGCCTCGCGGCGGGCGCGAGCGACTACATCACGAAGCCGGTCGATCTCGATCGGCTGCTCCGGCTGATGGCCGGATGGTGCACGCGCGACGCGGGCGCGCCCGGACCTGCCGCGTGA